A window from Kluyveromyces lactis strain NRRL Y-1140 chromosome E complete sequence encodes these proteins:
- the TRP2 gene encoding anthranilate synthase TRP2 (similar to uniprot|P00899 Saccharomyces cerevisiae YER090W TRP2 anthranilate synthase Component I), which produces MASDHITIQPSIEVIKECIAANDDSINMYPVYHFMPAMDLTPHVAYLKMSELNNKERSPSFLFESANGNQLSRYSFFGHSPRKIIKTGPTEGQACDPLNILQDELAQYRLAENVPGLPKLSGGAIGYVSYDCVQYFEPKTKRPLKDVLQVPESALMLYDTIVAFDHVFQRFQIITNINVKTVSSLEQGYEDASEIIKRIIAILKDESSPIPLPEQPSIKLNQTFTSNIGQEGYEQHVRDLKEHIKKGDIIQCVPSQRVARPTSLHPFNIYKHLRTVNPSPYLFYIDYLDFQIIGASPELLCQVDAKNEVITHPIAGTVRRGQTPEEDDRLAEELRNSTKDRAEHVMLVDLARNDVNRVCDPTTTSVDELLSVQKFSHVQHLVSQVSGTLRKDQNRFDALRSIFPAGTVSGAPKVKAMELIGELEGEKRGVYAGAVGHWSYDGKSMDTCIALRTMVYKDGIAYLQAGGGIIFDSDPYDEYVETMNKMKANHNTILQAEQIWAEKVGTQD; this is translated from the coding sequence ATGGCTTCTGATCATATTACTATTCAGCCATCAATTGAGGTGATTAAAGAATGCATCGCTGCTAATGATGATTCCATCAATATGTACCCAGTATACCACTTCATGCCAGCAATGGACCTTACACCTCATGTGGcgtatttgaaaatgagTGAGTTGAACAATAAGGAGAGGTCACCATCTTTTCTATTTGAATCCGCAAACGGTAACCAATTGAGTCGATACTCGTTTTTTGGTCATAGTCCACGTAAGATTATCAAGACTGGTCCTACTGAAGGTCAAGCGTGTGACCCATTGAATATTCTACAAGACGAATTGGCTCAGTATCGATTGGCTGAAAATGTTCCAGGCTTACCCAAGCTTTCTGGTGGTGCTATTGGTTATGTTTCTTACGACTGTGTTCAGTATTTTGAACCAAAGACGAAGAGACCATTGAAAGATGTGCTACAAGTACCAGAATCTGCTTTGATGCTATACGATACCATTGTTGCATTTGATCATGTTTTCCAAAGGTTCCAGATCATAACTAATATCAATGTGAAGACGGTCTCATCTTTGGAACAAGGTTACGAAGATGCATCTGAGATTATCAAACGCATTATCGCCATCTTGAAGGATGAATCTAGTCCGATACCATTACCTGAACAACCATCAATCAAATTGAACCAGACTTTCACATCAAACATTGGTCAAGAAGGATACGAACAGCACGTgagagatttgaaagaacatATCAAGAAGGGTGATATCATCCAATGTGTTCCATCTCAACGTGTCGCTAGACCAACTTCACTTCACCCATTCAATATCTACAAACACTTGCGTACTGTGAATCCCTCGCCATACTTATTCTATATCGATTATTTGgatttccaaatcattGGTGCTTCACCTGAATTGTTATGCCAAGTTGATGCCAAAAACGAAGTTATCACTCATCCCATTGCTGGTACAGTCAGAAGGGGTCAGActccagaagaagatgacaGATTAGCGGAAGAGTTGAGAAATTCTACTAAGGACAGAGCAGAACATGTGATGTTAGTTGATCTAGCCCGTAATGATGTGAACAGGGTCTGTGATCCAACCACCACTTCCGTGGATGAGTTACTTTCAGTGCAAAAGTTCTCTCACGTCCAACATCTTGTCTCTCAAGTCAGTGGTACACTAAGGAAGGATCAAAACAGATTTGATGCTCTAAGGTCTATTTTCCCTGCAGGAACAGTTTCTGGTGCTCCTAAGGTCAAGGCCATGGAATTGATCGGAGAACTGGAAGGTGAAAAACGGGGTGTTTACGCTGGTGCCGTTGGACACTGGTCATATGACGGAAAATCCATGGACACATGCATTGCCTTGAGAACAATGGTTTATAAAGACGGTATAGCCTATTTGCAAGCTGGTGGTGGTATCATATTTGATTCTGACCCATATGATGAGTACGTAGAAACAATgaacaaaatgaaagcTAACCACAATACTATTCTACAAGCAGAGCAAATTTGGGCTGAGAAAGTTGGCACTCAAGACTAG
- the PTH2 gene encoding aminoacyl-tRNA hydrolase (similar to uniprot|P34222 Saccharomyces cerevisiae YBL057C PTH2 mitochondrially-localized peptidyl-tRNA hydrolase), which yields MAPSSLNLAVLFTLSALSLTTGYYLGQITPSRKDEIQELLKQAKIKAERDEQAYASEHDDGDEDEDEDESEDEDEDEDGIAVDSICLNDIPGEVRMALVIRQDLGMTKGKIAAQCCHAALACFRLIACDPSRTSYNPEMTHRWLARGQAKITLKCPDKETMDELFAKAIALGVNSYVVHDAGRTQIAAGSATVLGLGPAPKAVLDQITGDLKLY from the coding sequence ATGGCACCATCATCGTTGAATTTAGCAGTGTTGTTCACGCTGTCAGCATTATCTCTGACAACTGGATATTATCTTGGACAGATAACACCATCAAGGAAGGATGAGATAcaagaattgttgaaacaaGCGAAGATTAAGGCTGAGCGAGATGAGCAAGCGTATGCCAGTGAACATGACGATGGTGATGAGGACGAGGATGAAGACGAATctgaggatgaagatgaagatgaagatggcATTGCAGTAGATTCCATATGCCTAAATGACATTCCTGGTGAAGTAAGGATGGCCTTGGTTATCAGGCAAGATTTGGGAATGACTAAAGGGAAAATCGCTGCTCAATGTTGTCATGCTGCATTAGCCTGTTTTAGGCTTATTGCGTGTGATCCAAGTAGAACTTCATATAATCCGGAGATGACTCACAGATGGTTGGCAAGAGGTCAAGCAAAGATTACTTTAAAATGTCCAGATAAGGAAACAATGGATGAGCTCTTCGCTAAGGCTATTGCATTAGGAGTTAACTCATACGTTGTTCATGATGCTGGTAGAACACAAATTGCAGCGGGAAGTGCTACTGTTTTAGGTTTGGGACCTGCTCCGAAAGCAGTCCTTGACCAAATTACTGGTGATCTCAAGCTTTACTGA
- the SHP1 gene encoding protein phosphatase regulator SHP1 (similar to uniprot|P34223 Saccharomyces cerevisiae YBL058W SHP1 UBX (ubiquitin regulatory X) domain-containing protein that regulates Glc7p phosphatase activity and interacts with Cdc48p interacts with ubiquitylated proteins in vivo and is required for degradation of a ubiquitylated model substrate), with protein MSDEQIQQFVALTNTSVNVASDYLNQFGDLGEALNAFYATQQDEQEPKTKASFEQPIPKAASQGELSNSSAKDDVTYARTLSGQKIALPRSTPSPSQKPKSKSKFQSFSDILKGGDDEDEDRNTFAGGETSGLEITDPHANDSNSLIRDLLQKARRGGERAEQEEEENEEAESKKHHFVGKGYRLGSDVSAPPTVVEDDTPVVSKPKKVTREITFWKDGFQVGDGKLYRYDDPENSFYLKELNQGRAPLQLLDVEFGQEVDVTVYKKLEEPYVPPKRKVSGFQGTGKRLGSPIPGDAVNSQSASPAESTPVGTEIKEKSPDDELKGDTSVQIRYASGKREVLRCNSTDTIRFLYQHVKANTAEMRPFTLSHAFPVKPIDEFDSTLKDQDLCNAVVVQRWV; from the coding sequence ATGTCTGACGAACAAATCCAGCAATTTGTCGCATTGACCAACACCTCAGTGAATGTCGCTTCAGATTATTTAAACCAGTTTGGTGACTTGGGAGAAGCATTGAATGCCTTCTATGCTACCCAACAGGATGAGCAAGAGCCTAAAACGAAAGCATCCTTTGAACAGCCGATTCCAAAAGCTGCTAGCCAGGGTGAATTGTCTAACTCCTCGGCGAAAGATGACGTTACATACGCAAGAACCTTGAGTGGCCAAAAGATTGCTTTACCTAGGTCAACACCTTCTCCATCGCAGAAACCCAAGTCTAAGTCTAAATTCCAATCCTTCTCTGATATATTGAAAGGaggtgatgatgaagatgaagatcGGAACACTTTTGCTGGCGGTGAGACTTCAGGACTTGAAATCACCGACCCACACGCTAATGACTCTAATTCTTTAATTAGGGATCTTTTACAAAAGGCACGCAGAGGCGGTGAAAGAGCAGAACaggaggaagaagagaatgaGGAAGCAGAAAGTAAGAAACATCATTTTGTTGGTAAAGGTTATAGGCTAGGATCCGATGTTTCTGCTCCACCAACAGTGGTTGAGGATGATACCCCGGTCGTATCAAAACCTAAAAAAGTGACAAGGGAAATTACGTTTTGGAAAGATGGATTCCAAGTCGGTGATGGCAAACTATATCGTTACGACGACCCAGAAAATAGTTtctatttgaaagaactaAACCAAGGAAGAGCTCCTTTGCAGTTATTGGACGTCGAATTCGGACAAGAGGTCGATGTCACGGTCTATAAAAAGTTGGAAGAGCCTTACGTTCCACCTAAGAGAAAAGTGAGTGGCTTCCAAGGAACAGGTAAGAGATTGGGCTCACCCATTCCTGGTGATGCAGTAAACTCTCAATCAGCATCGCCTGCCGAATCTACTCCAGTAGGGactgaaatcaaagaaaaatcgCCAGATGACGAGCTAAAGGGAGACACTAGTGTACAGATCAGATATGCTTCTGGGAAGAGGGAGGTGTTACGTTGTAACTCTACAGATACCATCAGATTCTTGTACCAGCATGTTAAAGCTAACACAGCAGAAATGCGCCCATTTACACTAAGCCATGCATTTCCCGTAAAACCCATTGACGAATTTGACTCCactttgaaagatcaaGACCTATGCAATGCAGTGGTGGTCCAAAGATGGGTATAA
- the MET6 gene encoding 5-methyltetrahydropteroyltriglutamate-homocysteine S-methyltransferase (highly similar to uniprot|P05694 Saccharomyces cerevisiae YER091C MET6 Cobalamin-independent methionine synthase involved in amino acid biosynthesis also called N5-methyltetrahydrofolate homocysteine methyltransferase or 5-methyltetrahydropteroyltriglutamate homocysteine methyltransferase), with the protein MVQSYVLGFPRIGPNRELKKATEGYWNGKVSAEQLQQVAKDIKASNWKLQKDAGVNVIASNDFSFYDQVLDLSLLFNVIPQRYSKYELSPLDTYFAMARGLQRKATETTAAVDVPALEMVKWFDSNYHYVRPTFSNSTEFKLNGQKPVDEYLEAKQLGVETRPVLVGPVSFLHLGKSDKDSADLEPISLLEKILPLYVQILKKLADAGAKSVQLDEPTLVLDLPAEVQAAFNKAYTFLASQEGLPEITVASYFGTVVPNLAALKNLPVAGFHFDFVRNPEQLNDVISILNDKQTLSVGIVDGRNIWKNNFAKSVEFVESAISKLSSDRVLVATSSSLLHTPVNLENETKLNPEIKDWFAFATQKVSEVVTIAKKLSGEDVTAEFEANAKSLNNRATSSITNNADVKARVASINESMGKRSSPFVERIKEQQEILKLPLFPTTTIGSFPQTKDIRINRNKFNKGTITREQYEQFINEEIERVIRFQEEVDLDVLVHGEPERNDMVQFFGEQLEGYAFTVNGWVQSYGSRYVRPPIIVGDLSRPKAMSVKEVVYAQSITQRPVKGMLTGPVTCLRWSFPRDDVDQKTQAYQLALAIRDEVSDLEAAGIKVIQVDEPAVREGLPLRAGQERTEYYNWSAESFRVATSVVANKTQIHSHFCYSDLDPNHIKALDADVVSIEFSKKDDPNYILQFANYPNHSGLGLFDIHSPRVPSKEEFIQKMEEFLKYYPAEKFWVNPDCGLKTRGWEETKATLTNMVNAAKHFREIYAKK; encoded by the coding sequence ATGGTTCAATCATACGTCTTAGGGTTCCCAAGAATTGGGCCAAACagagaattgaagaaggctACCGAAGGGTACTGGAACGGTAAGGTCTCTGCTGAACAATTACAACAAGTTGCTAAGGACATCAAGGCCTCTAACTGGAAGTTGCAAAAGGATGCTGGTGTCAATGTCATTGCTTCCAACGATTTCTCTTTCTACGATCAAGTCTTGGATCTTTCTCTATTGTTCAACGTTATCCCACAACGTTACTCTAAGTATGAATTGTCTCCATTGGACACTTACTTTGCTATGGCTAGAGGTTTGCAAAGAAAGGCTACCGAAACCactgctgctgttgatgtGCCAGCTTTGGAAATGGTTAAATGGTTTGACTCCAACTACCATTATGTCAGACCAACCTTCTCTAACTCTACtgaattcaaattgaaCGGTCAAAAGCCAGTTGATGAATATTTGGAAGCTAAGCAATTGGGCGTTGAAACCAGACCAGTTCTTGTTGGTCCAGTTTCCTTCTTGCACTTGGGTAAGAGTGACAAGGATTCCGCTGACTTGGAACCAATTTCCTTACTAGAAAAGATCTTGCCATTGTACGTTCaaatcttgaagaaattggcTGATGCTGGTGCTAAATCCGTTCAATTGGATGAACCAACTTTGGTTTTGGATCTACCAGCCGAAGTCCAAGCTGCTTTCAACAAAGCTTACACTTTCTTGGCTTCTCAAGAAGGTCTACCAGAAATCACTGTTGCTTCTTACTTCGGTACCGTTGTTCCAAATTTGGctgctttgaagaacttgcCAGTTGCTGGTTTCCATTTCGATTTCGTTAGAAACCCTGAACAATTGAACGATGTTATCTCCATTTTGAACGACAAGCAAACTTTGTCCGTTGGTATCGTTGACGGTAGAAACATCTGGAAGAACAACTTCGCCAAGTCTGTCGAATTTGTCGAATCCGCTATCTCTAAGTTGTCCAGTGACCGTGTCTTGGTTGCcacttcttcctctttgtTGCACACTCCAGTTAACTTGGAAAACGAAACTAAGTTGAACCCAGAAATTAAGGACTGGTTCGCTTTCGCTACTCAAAAGGTTTCCGAAGTTGTCACCATCGCCAAGAAGTTGTCAGGTGAAGACGTTACCGCTGAATTCGAAGCTAACGCTAAGTCCTTGAACAACAGAGCTACTTCATCCATTACCAACAATGCTGATGTCAAGGCTAGAGTTGCTTCTATCAACGAATCCATGGGTAAGAGATCTTCTCCATTcgttgaaagaatcaaggaacaacaagaaatcttAAAGTTGCCATTGTTCCCAACCACCACCATCGGTTCTTTCCCACAAACTAAGGATATCAGaatcaacagaaacaagTTCAACAAGGGTACTATTACTCGTGAACAATACGAACAATTCATCAacgaagaaattgaaagagtcATCAGattccaagaagaagttgacTTGGATGTCTTGGTCCACGGTGAACCAGAAAGAAACGATATGGTTCAATTCTTCGGTGAACAATTGGAAGGTTATGCCTTCACCGTCAACGGTTGGGTGCAATCTTACGGTTCTCGTTACGTTAGACCACCAATTATTGTCGGTGACTTGTCTAGACCAAAGGCTATGTCCGTTAAGGAAGTCGTCTACGCTCAATCTATTACCCAAAGACCTGTCAAGGGTATGTTGACCGGTCCAGTCACTTGTTTGAGATGGTCTTTCCCAAGAGATGATGTTGACCAAAAGACTCAAGCTTACCAATTGGCTTTGGCCATCAGAGATGAAGTCTCTGATTTGGAAGCTGCCGGTATTAAGGTCATCCAAGTCGATGAACCAGCCGTCAGAGAAGGTTTGCCATTGAGAGCCGGTCAAGAAAGAACCGAATACTACAACTGGTCTGCTGAATCTTTCAGAGTTGCTACCTCTGTTGTTGCCAACAAGACTCAAATCCACTCTCACTTCTGTTACTCCGATTTGGACCCTAACCATATCAAGGCTTTGGATGCTGATGTCGTTTCTATCGAATTTTCCAAGAAGGACGATCCAAACTACATTCTGCAATTTGCTAACTATCCAAACCACTCTGGTCTAGGTTTGTTCGATATCCACTCTCCAAGAGTTCCATCCAAGGAAgaattcattcaaaagatggaagaattcttgaagTACTACCCAGCTGAAAAGTTCTGGGTTAACCCAGACTGTGGTTTGAAGACTAGAGGCTGGGAAGAAACCAAGGCTACCTTGACCAACATGGTTAACGCTGCTAAGCACTTCCGTGAAATCTACGCTAAGAAATAA
- a CDS encoding uncharacterized protein (no similarity), whose product MVWKKKDQNCFGKVHKNATTSTTTAPTTPLQTKLSHIAVRTIPRDRLAMTTAQHVTVTICPTYVGLIPHYLRQNTVQETMWKPLGKPHVKCCAIRGKCYFDDMCFSMVSERAPSLQKESFGELW is encoded by the coding sequence ATGGTgtggaaaaaaaaggatcAAAATTGCTTTGGAAAAGTGCATAAAAACGCCACAACAAGCACAACCACCGCCCCAACCACACCCTTACAGACCAAATTGAGCCACATTGCAGTCCGAACCATTCCCCGTGACCGGTTAGCCATGACTACGGCACAGCACGTGACAGTTACCATTTGCCCAACCTACGTCGGTCTTATACCACACTATTTACGTCAAAACACCGTGCAGGAAACCATGTGGAAACCATTAGGCAAACCACATGTGAAATGCTGTGCGATTCGTGGGAAGTGTTATTTTGACGACATGTGCTTTTCTATGGTATCTGAGAGAGCCCCATCTCTGCAGAAAGAATCCTTTGGTGAATTGTGGTGA
- the IES5 gene encoding Ies5p (similar to uniprot|P40060 Saccharomyces cerevisiae YER092W IES5 Protein that associates with the INO80 chromatin remodeling complex under low-salt conditions), which translates to MPTLEVEHKKLLNRREELLKQDVSLRKDYSILLRKITSVCQVLESLGEPIHINLNGYPIFQQPDYQKFKDWDALVPLLKSLEEVNSLPLDEIEIPEALQESYELFKMTPLLYKDGSE; encoded by the coding sequence ATGCCGACTTTGGAAGTAGAGCACAAGAAGCTTCTTaatagaagagaagaattgCTGAAACAAGACGTTTCTCTTAGGAAAGATTACAGTATCTTGCTTCGCAAGATTACAAGTGTCTGCCAGGTATTAGAATCATTAGGTGAGCCTATTCACATCAATTTAAATGGATACCCCATCTTCCAACAGCCAGATTATCAGAAGTTTAAAGATTGGGATGCTCTGGTACCacttttgaagagtttAGAAGAAGTGAACTCGTTGCCCTTGGATGAAATCGAGATCCCAGAAGCTTTACAAGAATCTTATGAATTATTTAAGATGACTCCATTACTATATAAGGATGGTTCTGAATGA